The following proteins come from a genomic window of Rutidosis leptorrhynchoides isolate AG116_Rl617_1_P2 chromosome 10, CSIRO_AGI_Rlap_v1, whole genome shotgun sequence:
- the LOC139872203 gene encoding probable WRKY transcription factor 46, whose product METSQKRPLITELTQGEEFTNELKNHLDDPMSAQTCDLLIEKILSSYEKALSMLNWRCDIDKSSTCFDDISPRTELSDPADSNYLHNCKIKNVFNKRKIMEKWSEQVKVYSETMVDVSVSDGYSWRKYGQKEILGANHPRAYYRCTHRNVQGCLATKQVQRSDEDSSVFKVTYKGRHTCNHATQPSKALEKQPKNEENIQDSRPTKKRCMDRVISFKFSNEINTSDEGLFPSFSFASTPIETEKLENLFYAGCDSTTFVTLDHSLQSSDSDFSGMMNSAPNSSTNLRSGDCDMSFDHGFFDNSFLFDITNSEMFA is encoded by the exons ATGGAAACTAGTCAGAAAAGGCCTTTGATCACTGAGCTAACTCAAGGCGAAGAGTTCACCAACGAGCTTAAAAACCATCTTGATGATCCCATGTCAGCTCAAACATGTGATCTTCTTATTGAAAAGATACTTTCTTCTTATGAAAAAGCACTTTCTATGCTTAATTGGAGATGTGATATTGATAAATCCTCAACTTGTTTTGATGATATTAGTCCAAGGACTGAGCTTTCTGATCCTGCAGATTCAAATTATCTTCATAATTGCAAAATCAAAAATGTCTTTAACAAAAG GAAAATAATGGAAAAATGGAGTGAACAGGTGAAAGTGTATTCTGAGACTATGGTGGATGTTTCTGTTAGTGATGGATATAGTTGGAGAAAATATGGTCAAAAGGAGATCTTAGGTGCTAATCATCCAAG GGCATATTATAGATGTACACATCGTAACGTTCAAGGATGTTTGGCAACAAAACAAGTACAAAGATCCGATGAAGATTCATCGGTTTTTAAAGTAACGTATAAAGGAAGGCATACTTGCAACCATGCCACTCAACCATCAAAAGCATTGGAGAAACAACCGAAAAACGAAGAAAATATTCAAGACTCGAGACCAACAAAAAAAAGATGTATGGATCGTGTGATAAGCttcaaatttagtaatgaaattaaTACTAGTGATGAAGGATTATTTCCATCGTTTTCGTTTGCCTCAACACCAATTGAAACCGAAAAGTTAGAGAATTTGTTCTATGCAGGATGTGATTCAACAACTTTTGTTACTCTTGATCACAGTTTGCAAAGTTCCGATTCTGATTTTAGTGGGATGATGAACTCAGCGCCCAATTCATCAACGAATTTACGTTCTGGAGATTGTGATATGTCGTTTGACCATGGATTTTTCGATAATAGCTTCCTTTTTGACATCACAAACTCAGAGATGTTCGCATAA